Genomic window (Paucidesulfovibrio gracilis DSM 16080):
CGGGTCGAACTGAAAGCCCTGGAAACGGAAAAGGCGCAGCGCGCCGCGGAAGAAGCCAAGTATCGCGCCAAGGAAGATTCTGTGCAGCGGATATCCTTTGCCAAGGAAATCTTTGACCTGCACCAGGATCAATTGCGGCTGGAGGTGGAAGCGGAATTCGTACGCAAAAAGATCCGGCGGCTGGAACTTGGGTATGCCGAGGACGCTGTTCCCGAGACCGACACGCCGGACGGGTTTGTTTTTTAGGCCGGGCAGGCGATTGTGGATACGCCCCTTGAATGGATCAATGTCCGGGCTGTTCCCGATGCGGCGCCGGGTACACGCGTGGCGTTGTTTGGAGCCGGCAACGGCTCCAGGGAATTGTTGCGCCATTGGGCCGGAAAGGGCGGTTCTCCCGAGGTGGTGGCCGTGCTCGACAACAACCCCACCCTGCAAGGGCATAGGTTTCAGTCTCTGCCGATTATGGATCCCGCCCGCCTGCCGGAACTGGACGTTCAACTCGTGATTGTGACCACTGTTTCGGGCGCTGGTCCCGTTTCTGAGCAGCTTCAGACCATGGGGTTGCGCCAGGAGCGGGATTTCGTCCTGGTGGGCCGCTATCCAACGGCTGGCTGCATTGCGAATTTGCGGAGCGTGGTACGACTGCTCGACCAATATGGGAAATGGCCCGAACAATCGTTTTTGCATGTGGGACCAGGGGGATTTTTCGGACTGGAATGCGCTCTTCTGGCTCTCTCCCCGGAAAATGCCGAGCTTCGGGGTGTGGCCGTGGACGCCTATGCGTTCGACATGCACTGGCCGGACGTCACGCTTCTTGAAGATCGGTATGCGCAGGTGCGGGATCTGCTGCCGGAATTGGCCCGGGAACTGCACGTTTCTCCGAAGGCGGCCCTTGAGCGTTGG
Coding sequences:
- a CDS encoding methyltransferase domain-containing protein, with amino-acid sequence MDTPLEWINVRAVPDAAPGTRVALFGAGNGSRELLRHWAGKGGSPEVVAVLDNNPTLQGHRFQSLPIMDPARLPELDVQLVIVTTVSGAGPVSEQLQTMGLRQERDFVLVGRYPTAGCIANLRSVVRLLDQYGKWPEQSFLHVGPGGFFGLECALLALSPENAELRGVAVDAYAFDMHWPDVTLLEDRYAQVRDLLPELARELHVSPKAALERWDALFTRQAGRLLLESNQLKFAFPHRFSCLPEPDGSQDVVCSFAVLEHVRAPERAVAETRRILRPGGVAVMQVTTQDHRSFGVAGDHTPISYRRHSEEEWETITANTFYQNRLAPFQWRELFEAQGFRMLEYRVLKQYVAPKQELDELHPDFRGWSREQQQEMDCLIVAARD